The Limanda limanda chromosome 21, fLimLim1.1, whole genome shotgun sequence genome contains the following window.
ATAATGgtttttttatgcttttattattatcaacaagTCCCAAAACCAGAAATAGATGTATCCTCAGAACTTTTTGTTTCTTATTAACGTTATAAATTAGTTATAatgtttttaacaatatatttttgaatataTTACTTGGTATTCCatcaattcattttcaaaggGTTCCTAACTTTACAATAGTCATTTTTAATCAAGCAATTAATATaaacaagtgttttttatttcatagaTTCTGTTATAAATGTTGTTGATCAATGTATTTTAAACGAGGTCAAAGGGGACTTGGGTCACTTTTTCACAGCTTATCATTTAATACATTGctcttatgaataattatataAAGCATTAGTTCCAacttaaaaagtattttttttaacaacctTTTCAGACAGTAACACCTGTTTCCCTTTATTATTAATGGTCAGGACAGAATTCATTGAGTCATAATGAATTGTTTGGTCTTCTTTTAGTTTTGAATAGTTTTGGAGGGTGACAGATGAATAAAATACAGGTTGTGGGTGTagataaaacaatatttgttaGTGGAATAAATAAATTCTGGTTTTGGTCTCTTAAATATGAATGAACAGAAGCATTATCCTTTAAAGTTTTGTatccatgattttttttttaactacttCATGTTCTCACAGTGTTTTCATGCCTTCATTCTTCATGATGAGATGACTTCTTggtcttgtgtctctgtctctgtgtatcGTGCTTTTCAGATCAAGGGCCGAGTTATTTCTTACTTCATGGGCCTCAGCAAGCGTCCGATGACTATTCTTGGAATTTGTTTAAGCGTTGTCACGTCCCTCATTTTACTAACAATCTGCATATCCACAATCCTCTACTGTAGCGCAGTGAAAAGGTCGAGAATCAACCCCGAGAGTAACTATATCAAAGTGATCCGCAGAGTCAAGTGAGAAATAACTGACTCACGTTCCACTATTCATTCATTACCtttgaaagatttatttttttactggtTTTGTCTGTTAAACAATACTGGAGCACATTGGAGGGAAAGATATGACAATATGATagaaaatattttctattttcctttttgaaattattgtattttcttctcGTAATGCAATAAGGAATTTTATACGAAATCCCACCTTTGATCATTTGAAATACTTATATTAATTGTAATATTAGTTTATATGGCTACATGACAAAGATGAAGCCTCTGAACCTGAAACCTTGCCTCTAAACCTGGTTTAGATGAAGATCTAAACCTGGATTTGTTCATTTCTCACACAACCATTCACATCACTCATGTTTTGGTGTCTTGAACTGTCCTCGCTTTCGTTCAGCCCTCATCAGTCACACGCCAAAGACAAACCCTCACACACCGCACTGCCAGACGCATTCCCAACAACTCCCTGTAGTGTTGTGCTTTAGTTTCTTAGCTTTGCATCAGCAGTCCTGTACTGtaggacagaggaagacggatgAGTGGGTGTGAGAGTGTTGCATCGTTGGTAGATGTGTTGTTTGGGACTCCTCTGTCAGTGCTTTTCACATTCATCCATCATGCTTCCATGCTTCGGGCAAATGCTGCGCTAACATTTGCAGTCAGTCCCCTGGACTCGATTTAAACCATTTCATTTGTGCTCTTTTACAGACTCCTCTCAAGGGGCCTATGGCGGCCTTTTTAATGAAAAGTAGGGACAGTCCTATGAGAGCTCTAGGCATGGTCACTGTTATCATTAGCGTGTTGGTAGGGGTGACGGTCTTGATCTCTACGGCTATGTACATGCGCAACTCAAAGTCCAACAGGATCGTGCCGGCGCGTCGCATCATTAAGAGGCGACCCAGGGACCAGCGGCCCTGGACCTTCCAGATGCCCGTCATCACATTCAACAACCCTGCAGAGAAGTTCCACGTCGACCCAGAGCGGGACAGCGGCAGCCCGCGAACAAAGCCTCCACCCCCCAGCGCTCCGTCTCTGCCCCCTCCACCTCCGTCTTACACACGGCTGAGTGAGAGGCCCCGGGCGGTCCAAACAATATCCGGTGCTCTGGCCTCTAAAGGCTTGAAGAAAGTTAAATCGAATCGTCGAAAAGAGGGAAACATGAGCTCCGCTTTAGTGTCGGAGCTTAAGATGAGGCTGGAGCAGAAGATGATTGAGAACAACCAGGGTTAttattaacacacacgtcaggTTTAAGGCTTCTTGGTCCTTTCTTTGACGACTCCCCTGCCCTGAGCTCATCTACTGACCAACAGCACTCACCTGAACCTCGTGTTATGATCTGGTAGAGTGGGCCTACCTTTAGACTGGGACGGTATAAGGCTGTAACAGGAAGGTTTGCAGATATTTATGTCTTAATATGAGATAATAAACAATGGGATCCTTTGCTTAGATAAGGAGCGGAGAGGGCTCAAGTCAGCGGTTGCTGCAGTCGGAGATAAATCACAACACTGACATCTTGAGGAGGATTACATCATCTTAGGAGTGAGAAGCACCACTGTAATTGACCCAGGGAGAGGATTTACTGAGTACACGCCAGTTACATAACTTCCTGAAAAGTGAAACGTTCGACACTTTTCAACACGACAGGGATTTCCCCCGATAAATCCTAGAAATACAAAATCTTCTTGCTTGACAGAGCATGCAGCTGAATGACACGGTCATGAAAAGCCTGTTTATATAAAGTGCTAAAGgacctgtgtgtttatgtttttactgtGTCACATCAGCCGCTTGCAAGCTGAGAAGTTGCTCTTTTGTATGATTACAATGTGCCACTGTAGGTTTTCACAGTAACACAAGCTGCGTTGCTTTTATTGATTTGACTGTGTGATTGTAGGAAAAAATAGcttttatataaatgtacataGGTCCAAATTAAAAGGTACAGCACtgtattattttcatcattttgaatGTACATACAGTATCTGACAAGATATGAACGTCACAAAAACATGAAgtacaaattaaacaaatgtaaaaactagATATAGCTCAGATTTCTATGTATATAACTTGCttggacattttatttatagatatatatatatataatttaaatatagaATCTATGTCAAATATTTaggtgccacacacacacatactttccATTTTACTCTCCAATGCCTTCAATTGTAAGCAAATGCAGCTAAATCGctgtaataaatatttataaatatgaatatctaTCAGACTATATCTTAACTTATATCTGTCTTAGATAAGTTGATATAAACTATATATCTCACTATATATTACATTTGACTGTCCTACAAAGTAACATATTTGTACCGTctttgtactgtcttgattttgaataaatatttgaaaataacGTTGTCTGTGCTCTACTTTGTCCAGAGGCTGCATTAGTAAAACCTTTCACACCtcttgtctgtttatttgtgttaagtttttaagtttatttgagtttaatttaaataaagatgttagtaaagaaaaaaagtatttaacgCTACAAAGCTTTGCTTTATTTACTCAGTTGGGATTGTAAATGCAGGACTGTTATTTACCATGGAgtattttattggttttattggTACGTTTACTTGAACTTTAAAttaatatagaaaaaaatacatttgtacaTATATTTTACATGATCATAGTTTACAATTGTTAATTTAGCTGTTAAAAATCATACATTCTATAATAAGCTATGTGAGCTAAAAATTAATGCAGTGTGGATATAATGAATACAACTAATGAGATGTTACACATCCTCTCTGATTGTCTGCACAACTGATGTACAAATGCTGTCATTAAATGGAAATATCATTTTCCCTCTGACTTGCATTCAGATAGAAAATCACTGTAATCTGCTTACGAGTGTACGAATAAATGCACGGGGAAAACACCGGTTAcataacaaatcctctgtgtgaTTGTGCTGAATAAAACAAGTATGTCTCAGCATTCATCTTTGATTTCTCTTTAATCCACGTCAAACATCATTTCATTCCATAACAAGACAAGCAAATCTGGAGtctgggaaaagaaaaacaattttaaaaaaagcttattttttccataacataaatccACTGAAGCATAAACTCACACACAATAAGCTCTATTAGAATTTTATTTGGTGAAGTTAACTGTGAAAAGCACCCattgttatttacatttttttatttagaataGCATGTCTCTGTATTCAGTATCAACACATTCAGAAACAAAAGTGACACAAATTAAATATGATCATATatcaattttaaaatacactttGTGTATAAGAACATTAACACAGATAGTAACAATCCTTAGAATAAGGAAGAAAGGCCTCTccatttttaaattgaaaatttaaaaagaaatttaaattattatttacagtaTGTCTTTTTACTCAATGTTGCCACCTGTCATGTTTACCCTTGCATTTAATTTCAGTGCTACAccaggttagggtaaggtttagTGTTTTTCAGACAATCGGATGTAGCAATGAGCTTAAATGTAATAGTCAAACATGAGAGCCACAAACTGGGCTAATACTCAAGGTACAAATAATGTTGGACTTTGATTCTAGTACAGATGAGCTGCACTTCCTCCTTTGGGCCTTGCCTCAGccttccccctctctttcccGGGCTTTTCCTCAGAATCCTTGCACAGGCCTTCCTCGCTGTTCGCCTGCAGGCTGTCGAAGGTGCCCTGCCTCTCCGCTCCCTGCAGGTTCCCTCCGTGCCTCCTGCGCCTCCTCCACAGATCCACGCCGCGCTCCAAGCAGTTGAACCTGGCCTCTGTGGTACAGGCGTACATGCCGGCCGGCACCGCCAGCACCATGGCGCACACGATGACTATGATGTGGAtgagcctctctctctgctccagctcGCTGATGTCACTTCCCGTCATGAACACGATGCACTGGCCTTCCCGCGGTGGGTGGTTCTTCAGGGTCACGCACACCTCATACTTGGTGACGGGAAGCAGGTCGCTGACTGAGTAGCTGTTGATGCCGGGGCCGATGTAGATCGTCTCCTTTTTAGGTGAATCATATTTGCCAAAGTGGATGGTGAACCAGGTCTCAGAAGGGTTGTCTGTTGCCACGTACCACTCAAGGGTGATGCCGTACACCGTCTGCTTGGCGATGCGCATTTCAATGAAGGCGTTGTCACCGGACGACAACATGCGGACaggcggagggagaggagcggaggagtTGAAGGACGGGATGTCGACCATAATGCTCACAGAGGAGTTGCCGATGAAGTTGTTGGCCATGCAGGTGTAAAGGCCGCGGTCGGCCAGGTGTAGAGAGGGGATGACCAGCTGGGAGGCGACGGTCTCTGCGTCGATGTGATTCTCAGTTACTGCAAAGAGAAAACAGGACATCAGAGTCTACAGCTTTTAACTCAGAGGCTTGTTTACACAAAGACATGGTAAGGTTATTCTGAAAAGGGTATTGCTGCCAAATAGTTTTTTAAAGCAGATTTAGCCTGAAGGTTCAAGATATCCCTCACTAAGTGCTTCCACAGCAGGTTTACTGCATTTTAATGGATAAAAAATCTTACCAGAAAATCCTCTTTTAATCTTCAGACTGTACATCCACTGAATGGTCGGGCCTGGTCTGGCCTTGACTAAGCATGTAAGCGATGCATTTGCTCCGAGAGGTAAAGTGATGTTAGTCTCCGGGGCAGAGGCCACGGGCTTCATGCATGTTTTTAACTGGATCTCGTGGAAAAACTTGTCCGCTTTGGAGGCGGGGCCTGAGCACTTCAGATAAGAGTTCATCAGAATGATGGGAGTGCTGATGGTCCTGATGAATTCAACAAAGCCTTTGAGGCGGCAGTCGCACAGCCAGGGGTTGTCATGCAGCGCAATAACCACGTTGGAGACCAGCCCCTCTTTCTCCCACGCTCTCTCTGCTGCTTGGTAGAGAGGCCAGTTAATGAAGACATCTTTTGATATGACACTAAGCTGATTGACGGATAAATCTAAATAGGTCAGGACGGGTAAGTTCCTAAGAGCGTGTTCAGGTAGGACGTCCAGTCGATTGTGCTTCAGGTCCAAAATCTTGAGTTTCGGCGTATCCTGAAATGCCGTCCAGGGCACCGAAGTCAGCTTGTTCCCTTGTAGCCTCAGCTCCGTCAGGTTGGCAAGCCCCTCCAGGCTTTTAATGTTCATCAGGGTGATCTCATTGAAGTTGAGCCAGAGGAACTCCAAGGCATTAACTTGAGAGAAAGATCCTTGCGGTAACTCGGTCAGGTGGCAGTTTTCAATTCGGACCTTCCTTAAATCATGTGGGATGTCCTCTGGGATGTTACCCATGGAGGTTTCCATACATAGTAAAGACCTAGGATGGTAGGACGGGATATGTTAAGACAAGACATGCTAACACAGAGAGTATTATATTCGCCCAAATTTAAGGATAGTGTTTGTAGATGTTAGAAAAAATTGGTTAGCATGTAACATTTAACACCCATGTCTAAACCAAAACAACCTGTTAGAGTTTGTATAGTTTCAGCGGTAACTTACCTTCCCAAGTTATCATCTGTGCAGGAGCAGCCGGTTGGACAACTCAATGATCCAGGGGTGATGACATAAAATACCAGAGCGATGCGTAATGtgacataaaatgcctccatattCCCGGAGGAGCATGTGAAATAGGCCTGTGTGGGCAGGACAGGCTCATAGCCTGTGTGGGAGAAAGCCTATTACCTTAATCCTGCTTGACGTAACACTTAAGACACCAAATGACATTTGAGACACAGGAGAAGGTGTATTTATAGCGAGGTGTACACTTTGTCCATGAAAACAATAGTCTGATCTGTTTAGAAGCATTACAGACTccacaaatgtttttgtttttcattccaaACTCAGTCGGTTATGTTTGATTCTGCTGTTCCACTTTCAGGAATGACCCCAAAATGCTCTGCTTTCGAcctaatttattttatttgtccccCGACCGAAGCGCAGCCGTGACATGACGAGGCTTCTCTGTGTTCAGTGAGCCGGAGCCCGTCAGGCTTAGCGgcacagagagggagggcggcagagagacagatgtCTGGAGAGGACCGTAACCTGACCTCAATAATCTGAACACTGGTCGTCTCTCAGGTTGTTAAAGACCGAATCAGCATATAAAGCAAgtgtgaagacagacagaatcCACAATGTggtttaaatctttattttctttattgtccaAGCTTTTATATGGATTAAGGGCAAAGAAAAATCCATTTTCATTAGTTGTTATGAAATATATACAACATCccacttatttatttttattttatttttttaatcatgtaTCAAattttttaaggttttttacTAATCTACAACAATACCTGTCATGTTACAGGATGAAACAATCTGTTCCTTGAAGATGATTTAGGTTTGTTATTGACAGATACATATACAGAGCTTAGTGCtaacattagcatgctaacatgctcacaTTGTGCTAATGTGCTCAGGTAGAACCAAGTTCATTATCATAGTTAAGTGCATTTACATGATAAACTTAGCAATTCGGCACAAAAGTAACGTACATTTTATCGAGTTTGGGACTCGACAAAATTCACCCTTAAGAGGCAACTTGATTGTTTGAACCAAATTTTTAGGCCAATTATCCGCTAGTAGATCACTACAGCTGTAACGTTTCAGTGAGTGAATAATCTGAATAATTTGTATGTTTACGTTCATTAAATCCCATCTTTTTATGCACATgacataaagaaataaagaaaagtttcTGAAATGCGAGAAAAAAGCCTGTAAACATTCATccataaaaaaaagtatttatttttatacagtagattcatacatacacatatttcagatcaaaaataattacactttataaaatgaagtgtgtgttggGGTTTTGACCCAACAGTAAACCTTGCACATAGACAaaatagatacaaaaaaaattctACATGACATCTGATTCATTATGTCTCTAAATAATGGTTTTAAATAAGACTCAAACACAATGCCGAGGTTATATCTTGTTAAAATATTTGGATTTCAGACAGTATGGGgcatttcaacat
Protein-coding sequences here:
- the LOC133028382 gene encoding leucine-rich repeat, immunoglobulin-like domain and transmembrane domain-containing protein 2; protein product: MEAFYVTLRIALVFYVITPGSLSCPTGCSCTDDNLGRSLLCMETSMGNIPEDIPHDLRKVRIENCHLTELPQGSFSQVNALEFLWLNFNEITLMNIKSLEGLANLTELRLQGNKLTSVPWTAFQDTPKLKILDLKHNRLDVLPEHALRNLPVLTYLDLSVNQLSVISKDVFINWPLYQAAERAWEKEGLVSNVVIALHDNPWLCDCRLKGFVEFIRTISTPIILMNSYLKCSGPASKADKFFHEIQLKTCMKPVASAPETNITLPLGANASLTCLVKARPGPTIQWMYSLKIKRGFSVTENHIDAETVASQLVIPSLHLADRGLYTCMANNFIGNSSVSIMVDIPSFNSSAPLPPPVRMLSSGDNAFIEMRIAKQTVYGITLEWYVATDNPSETWFTIHFGKYDSPKKETIYIGPGINSYSVSDLLPVTKYEVCVTLKNHPPREGQCIVFMTGSDISELEQRERLIHIIVIVCAMVLAVPAGMYACTTEARFNCLERGVDLWRRRRRHGGNLQGAERQGTFDSLQANSEEGLCKDSEEKPGKERGKAEARPKGGSAAHLY